The sequence TGCTGTACCCTCAAAAATGCCAAGTCTTGCACCTTCCATTCGGTCGACATAGTTTTCCTCCGGACCATATCCATAATATTCAAAATTATGATATCTCTCTTTGAGTTTGAAATCCATTCCGAATGCCGGTATTTCAGGAAGACCTTCTGTCCCTTTGTACAACAAGTGTACATGCACAACACCGTCACCTGACATCACATAGGAAATTGTACTGTATGCTTTTGGAATCGTCGGCAGTTCATACTCAAACGTAATCCGAACCTGTTCTTCCAATTCCTCCACTTTCACATCAATGACTTTTTGATACAAACCGGCAGTCAGCCACATACTGCGGTCAAATCCCTGTTTTGCCCCACGGTCATTGTCGGTACATGCTCTCCAATAACTCGTCTTCGGCGCCCGTGTAATATACTCTGTTCCATCATACTGAAGTGATGCAAGACCTCCCTCACTTTTTGAGAACATTGCCAGAAAGCCTTCACCCTTCACTCCAATATTGACATCGCCATAAATCACCTGCATCTTTTTCGTCGTTTGTTCTTCCTCTTCCGTAACCTTCTTGACAAATTGTCCAAAACAGATCTCATGTCCTGCATCTGCCCAAATCGTGTCCTCCGTCAATTCCATTGCCACTTCATAAGTGTACTCTCCAGGCTCATCTATATTTGGATAATCCAATTTCACATACTGTTCTTCTTGCGCCTGTACAACTACGTTTCGCATACTTTCAAAGACAGGATAACCATCTAGCATCATACGATAGACAAGTGTATAAGCTTCTGTGGAAATAAATAAATTCTCATTTTTTATAAGCACTCCATTTTCGTCCGGAGTCAGTTTCACATTCGCATAGAGTTGCTTTACTTCCTGTGCTTTCGGAGAGATTTTTCGATCTGCATATACGATTCCATTTGTACAGAATTCATAGTCTGTTGCTCTGTCATCATAATCTCCACCATAAGCAAACACTTCCTCACCTTGCTCATTCTTCCGAAGCATCGACTGATCGATATAATCCCAAATAAATCCGCCTTGATACAATTCATATTTTGACTCTAAATCCGTATATAATTTCATGCCACCGCAAGAATTTCCCATTGCATGCATATACTCACAACTGATATATGGTTTTTTCGGATCATTACTTAGAAACGCTTCTATCTCCGCCGGCTTTGCATACATACGACTTTCCATATCACTAATATGATCAAATTCACGATTCCAGAATACACCCTCATAATGAACTAATCTTGTGTCATCTTTTTCATGGAAATAGTCTGACATCGCCTCAATGCAAGTACCCGCATAAGATTCATTTCCACAAGACCAAATTAAAATAGATGGATGATTTTTATCTCTTTCAAACATCGATTTCGCCCGATCCAAAACTGCCTCTTTCCACTCCGGTCTGCTTCCGGGAACATTCCAAGAAGGTTCACACTCCCCCATCTTCTGCCATGAACCGTGGGATTCCAAGTTTGTCTCATCGATGAGATAAATTCCGTAAATGTCGCACAGACGATACCAAAGACTCTCATTTGGATAATGCGAAGTACGAACTGCATTGATATTGTGCTGTTTCATAAACTCAATATCCCAAAGCATATCTTCCTTCTTAATAGAACGACCTCTTCGCACATTAAATTCATGCCGGTTCACACCTTTAAATACAATTCGTTTTCCATTGATATGCATTACTTTGTCAATCATCTCAAATGTTCGGAATCCAACCAATTCCGGAACTGCTTCGATCAGATTTCCTTTCTGATCTTCCACATACAGATATAATTGATACAAATATGGGTCTTCTGCACTCCATGCATGTACATTTTCAACTTCTCCGCTAATTTCACATATAGAGTTTCCCTTTATATTTTTTTCAAAAACAATCTTTTCTTCTGCATTTAGAAGCACTGCTTTTACTGCACAATCTGTATGTCCCGAAATTTTTAATTTGAGATATAATTTCCCGTTTTTGTAAGAATTGTCCAGTGTGCTTTTTACAGATAAATCTTCAATATGTGTTTTTGGAACTGCATACAAATACACATCGCGGAAAATTCCGGAAAATCTCCAAAAATCCTGATCCTCCAGCCAGCTTGCGCTGCTCCGTTTGTAAACTTCAACGGCCAGTTTATTTTCACCGTCCTGAAGATACGGGGTAAGCTCAAACTCCGCAGGTGTAAAACTGTCCTCACTGTATCCAATAAACACTCCGTTCAGCCATACATAAAAAGCTGTCTCTACACCTTGGAAGGAAACAAATACCGGTTTATCCTGTAAATTTTTTTCAAGTACAAAGTATTTTACATAACTTCCCACCGGGTTATATTCTTTCGATACCATCGGCGGACGCAGATACTCTGTTCCATCCCATGGATACATCGTGTTGATATATTGGCATCGGTCATATCCTTGCGTCTGAATATGTCCCGGTACTTCAATCGAATCAAACATTCTGCAATCAAAGTCTTTCTTATAAAAATCTTTCACTCTCACAGTCGGATTTTTCGCATAGCTAAAATACCATGTTCCATTCAAAGACTGGCGAAGAGGCATGTCAGCCCCTAACACCATCTCTTCTGTATTTTCATAATAAACATGATCTGAATGTGCTTCTTTTCTATTTACAGCAAACACTTCTGGGTCTTCCAACCATGTAAGTCTTGGTTCACTCATCAACATATCTCTTTCTCCTTTATTTCTTCTATATTTATCCTTTTACCGAACCTGTCATACCTGCAACAAACTGCTTCTGCATCACAAAGAAAATCAACGCTGTCGGAAGTGTTGCAATGACAACCGCAGTCATCATCATACCATAATCCGGTGTATAAGAGGACCCCATTGCCGAAAGTACAAGTGGCAGAGTTCTCTTTTCTGGTGACTGCAATGCAATCAACGGCCATAAATAATTGTTCCAGCTTGTCATAAATGTTACAACAATCGCTGCCGCATATGTTGATTTCATCGTTGGCATAAAGATTTTAATAAAAATTTTCACTTCTGACAAGCCATCTATTCTTGCTGCTTCAATCAGTTCCTTTGGAAATGTCTGTGCATTTTGTTTGAAAAAGAAAATCAAAAAGGCTGTGGCAATTGCGATAATAATAACAGCCATTGGTGTATTCAACGCAATTACTTTCAGCGGTCCCATGTTAGAGAATTTACTGAACAACCGGAACAGAGGAACCATCAATGCTGCAAACGGAACCATCATAGACAGAAAGATAAAATTGAATACCCTTTCTCTAGCTTTTGTTTTGTACACAACAAATGCATATCCCGCCGCTGATGACACAACCATCGCAAGCGCTGTTGTAACTATCGCAATTATAATTGAGTTTTTAAATGCATTTACATACTGAAGATCTGACGCCAACAATGTTTTCAGATTCTCGAAAAAATATGTTCCCGGAATCATTGTTCCTTTTGTAACTTCTACCGACTTGTTTGTTGCCGCCACAATCATCCAAAAGAACGGGAACACCGAAATAAACGATACAATCGACAAAAAAACATATCGAAATACATTTAACACTTTTTTACGCATCTTTTCCTTCACCTACCTTCTTCTGAATAAATGATAAGACAACTATCAACACTACGACAACATAGGAAACTGCTGCTGCATATCCGAAATCTGGTGAATATTTAAACAAGAGATTGTAAATATACTGCGAAATCGTGATTGTCGCATTTGCCGGTCCTCCCTGGGTAATATTCATCGTTTCATCGAACAGCTGAAGCGTACCAATTGTAGAATTTATTGTCGTAAAAAGAATAATTGGTTTCAGCAGCGGCAATGTCATATATCTGAATTTTTGGAATGCATTTGCACCGTCAATATTTGCTGCCTCATAAATCGAATCGTCAATGCTCTGTAATCCTGACAGATAAAACACCATATTATAACCTGTCCAGCGCCATGTAATCGCAATAATGATCAATATCTTCGCCCAAATCGGATGTGTAATCCATGAAATCGGTTCTGAAATCACATGCAGATTCATCAGTAAAGAGTTAATGAAACCATCCGTTGCAAATAAACTTTTAAAAATAATAGAATATGCTACTAATGATGTCACACATGGTAAAAAGATTGCTGTACGAAATACTCCTCTGAATTTCAGTTTCTTATCATTCAGCATGGACGAAATGACCAATGCCAATAAAATCATAATCGGCACTTGGATAACCAAGAACAATACTGTATTTATCAATGCTTTTTTAAATGTTGTATCTGTCAATAATCTCTTATAATTTGTCAACCCATCAAAAGTTAAATTGTTGCCGACACCTGTCTGAAATGATGTGATTTTTGTACTTTTTTTGTAAAATGAAGCAAATTTCTATGCTCGGCACACATAAAAAATAGATTTCGCTAATACGCAATCTATTTTTTACATAATTCTTTTATTCATCTACACTATAGTTTGGTGCTTCTTTTGTAATATGAATATCATGTGGATGACTTTCTTTCAAAGAAGCTGCAGAAATTTTTACAAATCTTCCTTCTTCTTTCAAATCTTCAATCGTAGGCGTTCCACAATAACCCATACCAGAGCGAAGACCTCCCATAAGCTGGAACACAGTATCTTCTACTGTTCCTTTGTATGCGACACGACCTTCTACTCCTTCCGGAACCAGTTTCTTTGCATCTGTCTGGAAATAGCGGTCTTTACTTCCGTTCTCCATCGCTGCAATAGATCCCATACCACGGTACACTTTATATTTTCTTCCTTGGAATAATTCGAATGTTCCAGGGCTTTCATCACATCCCGCAAAAATGCTTCCCATCATACATACATTGGCACCTGCTGCTATCGCCTTTGTCATATCACCTGAATATTTGATACCACCATCTGCGATGATTGGAATTCCAGCTTCTTTTGCTGCCTCATAGCAGTCCATGATTGCTGAAATCTGTGGCACACCGATACCTGCAACAACACGTGTTGTACAGATGGATCCAGGTCCGATACCAACCTTCACCGCATCTACTCCAGCTTCAATCAAAGCTCTTGCTGCCTCTCCTGTTGCCACATTACCTGCAATCACCTGAAGATCCGGATATTTTTCTTTTACCATCTTCACTGTTCTGATTACATTCGCAGAGTGTCCATGTGCTGAGTCCATAACAACAACATCCACATGAGCCTTTACAAGCGCATCCACACGTTCTACGCAGTTTGCTGTAATTCCAACTGCCGCACCACATAACAGACGTCCTTGTTCATCTTTTGCTGACAATGGGTATTTGATCTGCTTTTCAATATCTTTGATTGTAATAAGACCTTTTAAGTTAAAATCTTTATCTACGATCGGTAATTTTTCTTTTCTTGCTTTTGCGAGGATTTTCTTTGCTTCTTCCAAAGTGATGCCTTCCGGTGCAGTAATCAATCCTTCTGAAGTCATTGATTCTTTGATTTTCTTTGTAAAATCTTCTTCAAACTTTAAATCACGGTTCGTAATAATACCAACTAATTTTTTCCCCTCTGTGATAGGTACACCCGAAATACGGAATTTTCCCATCAAATCATCTGCATCTTGCAGTGTATGCTCTGGTGACAACGAAAATGGATCTGTGATGACACCATTTTCTGAACGTTTTACCTTGTCGACTTCTTCTGCCTGCTGTTCAATCGACATATTTTTATGGATAATACCAATACCTCCCTGACGAGCCATCGCAATTGCCATACGGTGTTCTGTTACAGTATCCATGCCTGCGCTCATCATCGGAATGTTTAATCTGATTTTTTTAGTTAAATTAGTTGATAAATCTACTTGGTTTGGAATTACCTCTGAATATGCAGGTACTAACAGTACATCATCAAATGTAATACCTTCTCCAATAATTTTTCCCATGATCTTTCATCCTCTCTTTCTCTTTTTGGTCTGATTATTGTATAATAATACACTAATAAGGAATACTTATAAATAATTCCTTATATAAACGTTTTTTATAAGGTAGTGTTATATTACAAAAAAGATTCGTTTCTGTCAAGACTAAATAAACACTTTTCTCGGCGCAAGCATTTTCATGCCTTCCAAAATCGTTTTATTTGGCTCAAAAATAATTTTCACAGTCTGTCCCTGAGAGATTGTCACCATCTCATATGTTC comes from Coprococcus phoceensis and encodes:
- a CDS encoding glycoside hydrolase family 2 TIM barrel-domain containing protein, giving the protein MLMSEPRLTWLEDPEVFAVNRKEAHSDHVYYENTEEMVLGADMPLRQSLNGTWYFSYAKNPTVRVKDFYKKDFDCRMFDSIEVPGHIQTQGYDRCQYINTMYPWDGTEYLRPPMVSKEYNPVGSYVKYFVLEKNLQDKPVFVSFQGVETAFYVWLNGVFIGYSEDSFTPAEFELTPYLQDGENKLAVEVYKRSSASWLEDQDFWRFSGIFRDVYLYAVPKTHIEDLSVKSTLDNSYKNGKLYLKLKISGHTDCAVKAVLLNAEEKIVFEKNIKGNSICEISGEVENVHAWSAEDPYLYQLYLYVEDQKGNLIEAVPELVGFRTFEMIDKVMHINGKRIVFKGVNRHEFNVRRGRSIKKEDMLWDIEFMKQHNINAVRTSHYPNESLWYRLCDIYGIYLIDETNLESHGSWQKMGECEPSWNVPGSRPEWKEAVLDRAKSMFERDKNHPSILIWSCGNESYAGTCIEAMSDYFHEKDDTRLVHYEGVFWNREFDHISDMESRMYAKPAEIEAFLSNDPKKPYISCEYMHAMGNSCGGMKLYTDLESKYELYQGGFIWDYIDQSMLRKNEQGEEVFAYGGDYDDRATDYEFCTNGIVYADRKISPKAQEVKQLYANVKLTPDENGVLIKNENLFISTEAYTLVYRMMLDGYPVFESMRNVVVQAQEEQYVKLDYPNIDEPGEYTYEVAMELTEDTIWADAGHEICFGQFVKKVTEEEEQTTKKMQVIYGDVNIGVKGEGFLAMFSKSEGGLASLQYDGTEYITRAPKTSYWRACTDNDRGAKQGFDRSMWLTAGLYQKVIDVKVEELEEQVRITFEYELPTIPKAYSTISYVMSGDGVVHVHLLYKGTEGLPEIPAFGMDFKLKERYHNFEYYGYGPEENYVDRMEGARLGIFEGTAKENLSNYLIPQECGNRVGTRWLKVTDEYGRGLQFTCEEIPFESSVLPYSAYELENALHQEELPKIHYTWVRILAKQMGVGGDDSWGAPVHEQYRIPSDKNLEIAFHVSKL
- a CDS encoding carbohydrate ABC transporter permease translates to MTSFQTGVGNNLTFDGLTNYKRLLTDTTFKKALINTVLFLVIQVPIMILLALVISSMLNDKKLKFRGVFRTAIFLPCVTSLVAYSIIFKSLFATDGFINSLLMNLHVISEPISWITHPIWAKILIIIAITWRWTGYNMVFYLSGLQSIDDSIYEAANIDGANAFQKFRYMTLPLLKPIILFTTINSTIGTLQLFDETMNITQGGPANATITISQYIYNLLFKYSPDFGYAAAVSYVVVVLIVVLSFIQKKVGEGKDA
- a CDS encoding carbohydrate ABC transporter permease; translation: MRKKVLNVFRYVFLSIVSFISVFPFFWMIVAATNKSVEVTKGTMIPGTYFFENLKTLLASDLQYVNAFKNSIIIAIVTTALAMVVSSAAGYAFVVYKTKARERVFNFIFLSMMVPFAALMVPLFRLFSKFSNMGPLKVIALNTPMAVIIIAIATAFLIFFFKQNAQTFPKELIEAARIDGLSEVKIFIKIFMPTMKSTYAAAIVVTFMTSWNNYLWPLIALQSPEKRTLPLVLSAMGSSYTPDYGMMMTAVVIATLPTALIFFVMQKQFVAGMTGSVKG
- the guaB gene encoding IMP dehydrogenase; the protein is MGKIIGEGITFDDVLLVPAYSEVIPNQVDLSTNLTKKIRLNIPMMSAGMDTVTEHRMAIAMARQGGIGIIHKNMSIEQQAEEVDKVKRSENGVITDPFSLSPEHTLQDADDLMGKFRISGVPITEGKKLVGIITNRDLKFEEDFTKKIKESMTSEGLITAPEGITLEEAKKILAKARKEKLPIVDKDFNLKGLITIKDIEKQIKYPLSAKDEQGRLLCGAAVGITANCVERVDALVKAHVDVVVMDSAHGHSANVIRTVKMVKEKYPDLQVIAGNVATGEAARALIEAGVDAVKVGIGPGSICTTRVVAGIGVPQISAIMDCYEAAKEAGIPIIADGGIKYSGDMTKAIAAGANVCMMGSIFAGCDESPGTFELFQGRKYKVYRGMGSIAAMENGSKDRYFQTDAKKLVPEGVEGRVAYKGTVEDTVFQLMGGLRSGMGYCGTPTIEDLKEEGRFVKISAASLKESHPHDIHITKEAPNYSVDE